In Lactuca sativa cultivar Salinas chromosome 5, Lsat_Salinas_v11, whole genome shotgun sequence, the DNA window CATCATCTTGAGCGTTTCTCATGCTTTTTTTAGCTGTGTCCTTAGCTAACATCAGAAGTACATCCTCTGGAATTGCTTGATAAATAGCCGCAAGAGCCATCCGATCTTTACGTTAGTCCATTTCTGCATTTTTAATTACATCCCATACTCATTGTGCTTGTAAATTCACTCGCATTTTTATGGCCCACACCGCGTAGTTCATCTTCATGAGCATTGGATAGTGTAACGTAACGCTACCGTCTTTCCTGGTCCTTTGAAAACTTTCAACTTCGGCTTGAGAAGATGACAAGGTTGGTGTAGTCATTTTTGGCATATACTTGGGCATACACGAGTaagaattcttttttttttttgaagtacgGGAACCAATATGAACTTTTCAGAAGTTCAGGGGGCAAACAAAACTTTTATAGAATTAAAACATGGGCTAAATTGAAATTTTTCTAAAAAACGggacaaaaattgcaatttttctGAAAAACAGGGGCTAAATTGCACTTTCCGGAAGAACAGGGGCTAAACTGTAATTTCCAGAACTTTGGTCAGCTGCTGACGTCACTGCTACAATGCCGCTACAGTAACAGATGACGTCACCCTTCTTCTTCGGCGAACCTGGTTTTTCCGACGACTTTTGACCAACTTTGACCGGCGATTTGGAAGTCTTCTGGTggtcaaaaaattcaaaaaaatatattttcggaATCCTCAGAACAAGAACTTTCCAACGGTGTACTCCGAAATTATTTTTGAGACAAAAAAACTTTGACCAAAAAATAGAGAATGCTTCCCCGAAGCTTAACCAAGCTCTGATACAACTTGTTGGGGGTTGAAACACACTTTTATTCAGAACTAGAACAAAAGAGAAGAGCTTACACGctcaatattaaaagaaaaagaaacaacCCTCTTATACCACTTGTTGGGGTTGAAACACACTTTTATTCAGAACTAGAACAAAAGAGAAGAACTTACACGTTCAATATTACAAGAAAAAGAAACAATCCTCTAATACTCACTCTAAGTATTACACACTACACTCTCTGTTTTGTGGTGCCTTACAACTGAGATTAcaacatctatttatactaaagtCAGCCACCATAAGTACTATGGCACTTTATTGTGTTAATCGTATGAAATAAATTAGCTGCCATTTCTAGTTGTTACTGTCAACCAAGGAGGATGGTGTAGCTACTCATGGCATGTTCACATCCAAGTCACACAAGTTAGGTTTACAGTCACAAACATTGCATCGCTTTATACGAACCATCACACACGTTCAAGGCATCCGCTCAATCTTGGACAACCATAAccgtttattatatatataaccGACAATACTTAATTACTAAATTAACCCTAATAAATACTAATATTGAAGTGTAGCTTAATTTCCAACAATTTTGGTGGCCATATTGATCTCTTTCGAGATTCGACATAGGTACAAGACTTTGGGTATGGTTTACAAAGTTTCCATAAAACACACGTGAACAGATTAAACAAGCTATATTTATATTCTAAAAAGTaatgataatcataatataatagTCTAAAAGACTATCATCTTTACCATGCTAGATGCGAATGAAAAACTATGAAAGTACTAATAATAAAGAAGATAGTCTAGTTGAATAGATCACAACTACTCATGGTCTTGAGCCAATGTGATTTCTTCATAGTGAAATTTGTTTGTTTAAGACAGGGACTGATATGGTTTGAGCAGTGGAATGAGGGAGCCGCTTAGGTGGAGGGACATGACCTCGTTGGTGGAACCCACGAGCATGCCACCTATGTATACAGCGGGCACAGGGGATGAACTACAGCCTTGCTTCAGGAAAGCCTTCTCCATCTCCCTTCCCTGAGGATCTTTGTCTATTTCATAGACTACAGGGTTCACCCTAAGTTCATGGAAGAGAATGGTGACAGCATAACACAAGCAACAAGTGCTCTTGGTGAAAATCACAACTCCATTCTTAGATACCAATGATTTTATCTTCTCCATCTCAACAACTCACTAGGATCAAAATCCAATTCAGATAGTGATCCAATAAGTTGGGAGTCTCTtatgggaaagaagaggaagattaTGAGATTTGGTTGAAGTTTGAGGTTTTCATGCCACTTCTATTTATATGAAATCGAGCAAAGCTGGACTACTTTACTTAGATGCTTGAAAACTAACAAAGGTGTCTTTAAAAGATGGATACTCTTTTTGTGCACAAAACGATGGTACAACTTGAACACATTTATTCTTCTTACAAACAAATTAGAACCATATATGATGCATTGATTAAATGTTTCAAGTTCAATATTGGGTTAGACTCCTCCACAATCTACACTGAAAAGGCTGAAAGTTGAAAAGGGCTGGTCAATGTTTTTTCAAACAGATTCCTTCTTTCAGTCAATTTATACATATATTCTGAGGGTAAAAAGATTGGGAATGAGATTGCTTTGGGTGGGCTGTGATTCTTCTTTATATTGCAATTGCGCCACCAACTTGCTTACAAGCCTTCAAACATGAGAATCTTGTTTATTCCAAGACTTTCAACCTCAGTGGGTCTAACCTAGCCTTGAATAAACTGCTAATTAAGAATGCATACTAACAAAACAAACATTTCTCTACTTTGTACTTGGTAATTAAATTCTTAATGGAAATTGAGATATCTATAGCAAGCATTTGGGAAATTGAGATATCAAAGAGGATTAAAATACATTTACTCTCAAACACAGGGACTTGTGCACTTAAAAGGTATCCATCGCTCCCTATTTACCAATTGCCAATATGTTGATGCTATTAACAATAACATGTGAATGCTCAGTTTTGTTTTTAATAAAGAGATTCCATTAAGTGACCACTAAATTCATACACAGAGAAAAAGATATAACAAACAGTCAATGATGATCTTCTCTTGACATAACAACTCAACTAGGACTGAAAGGATCCGCTACACAATTTTTTTAATCATCACTTCCATAAGTTGCAAAGTGGTGGTCAAGAAGAGTTACTCACTTGTCACGTTGGACAAGGAGTGTAAGTTCTCTGTAAAAATATGTCAGATCATCATCTTTTTAACTTCTTAATTCTCTGTTTGTCCTTTACATCCAAATATTCTAAAAATTATAGCACATAGAACAGGGAAAGAGGGGCAATATATTCTTCACTTTATAGGACAGCAAATTTGTAAATAGACATCTAATAAAAACCCATCACAGGAAGTATTTTCATGAAAGAAACTAGAAAACTCAGATAAATTCCCACTTCAACAATAAGTGAATTCTGATAATTTGGAGTTTATTGCTTAATATGGGCATGCTAGCTATTGATGGAAAACAAAATAGCTTCCACTAAAACTTAAACCTTTATTTCTGCAGTCAGTGTGTAGTAGAATCTAACTTAGAAAAGCTAGCTTgtctttttaaatattctagatGACAGTTGCTGTTAAAGAATCATATAAAGTGACGCAGCTTTTGTCACTTTCTAAAGATATAAAAATGTACGGGTATGGGCAACCATGATGAGCCAATGATTCTGCTGGATAACCCACGATCCACGTATCACATATACATTAGAATGTAGAAGACTTCCCTCTTTATGTATCTTTCGGTGACCCAACTACTACagcttttaaaaaaaaacttgctGGAAAAATGTAGATTGAACAACAGACATGTACTATTAATAGTCATCTCATGTACGTACATAAATTTCAGGTATATATGCTAACTAGAACAAGAGAATGAAAAGAGCTAGCAAGCTGCAGGAAAACTAAAGATAGATAATATGAGGGAAAAGAAGATGGATATTATATATACCAGCTGTAGATTTTAATGAAAAACATGATGTGTGATGTACAGATAATAGTAGTGAGATAAAAAGACAAAGTAATCAATCGAACCTTAACCAAGCACCGCATGAATTTGTTTCTTTGCATCACATTCTATATAAGATGATGATGTCAAGTTGTCAACTTGCAGGATATATAAATGGAaatagaattatatatatatatatatatatatatatatatatatatatatatatatatatatatatatatatatatatatatatatatatatatatatatataagccggTTGGTAATTTAACCCTCAAAATTTTGAGGACAATGAATATAAGTATGAAACAATGCACTGACGCAATAGATATATCAAAAAAAATATAGTGACCAACATTGGCATATATATTAGTATTTGGTTAAGAAGAATATATTATTGGTTTATATTCCaaaatcagaaatttcttttcttagtaAATATTTACATCTAGTATCCAAGCATAAAACTATAATAACACCAAGTGCAAAAAGGAATCAGCACTTTCCGGTTCATTTTTATTCAGAAAAAGAGATGCAGTTTTTTGCAGAAAAATAACAGAAGATGGTTAGATATCACAAGACATGGGAACCATGGGCCATAGAAAGAAACTTGCTTCATATATATAACGAGTGAATCAGAATTTTAACCACTCTAACTATTTGTCACAGCATTGAAAAATAAACATTGCACCTGTGAAAATAAATGAAAACACCGCCACCTAAGAACATCCACTATTGTAAAGCTTATTTATTATGGCAAGTCAATAAAAAATTATCTTTAAAAACCTTCTCCAAAGCACacgtttttcttttttttataattaaacatTTACCCCATCTATTTGATATGTTTTAAAAAACCtcctataattttttttgttttttaagcaCACATCATATTTcaaattgatgacttgatgttatTGTTGGGTTAATCTTAATGATTCAAGTCAGGTTAAGCTGGATCACGGTTATGGGTTTGAATGGGCCAGTCCAAGTTCTTTATGCACAGTCTTAATAATAAAGACTTAGTCTAATAATGAAGACCTGGTTTGGTTTGGTGGGGTTTAATAACGTGGACTTAGTAGTCCTATCTTTAAGGTTTCTTAGCTCATGATAGTTCTCCTTCTTCTTAGGATGTTAATTAGTATATATAAACAGAGTAGAATTTATCTTCTAGCTGTAGTGGGACGTGTATGTATAATTTTCTGTTTTCTATATAATGAATGAGTGTGATACACAGAAAAATTGTCCCCCCTTGAGATCTTTTGTTTTGCTTTAACTGTGAATGTTCATGTATGTTTGATCATGAGCAAAGCATGTTTCAACAGTTATTTTATCAATTATATAGTAGAAGAAAAACAATAAATTCTAATTTTTATTTGCATATTTGACTAATTAGATTAAATAGTGAAAAATGATAAAGCTATAAAATATGCAAATATTATTGAAAGGCataaaatgaaaatgttattaAGATGAGGGGGTAGAAAAAAATACTACAATAGATAAATAAGTAGTTGGTGAAGGATAAGTGTTTGATAGAATAGAATAGTAAAATAAGCTACGcactgaaaaaaaaaagttgtgctTTTAGTTTTTGTTCAAAAACACAAGAAATTGCAAACTTtggtgatattatgcattttccCAAGCACATTAATTAGATGTTCTACAACAGAATGACAAGTAATACAACTGCAAATACATTTCATTCTTCATTGACATACTGCATagtagtaaaaaaaattaataactatataattattaaaagtgttttttgaaaaaaaaaaaaacaaaacaaaaaaggtATCTTAAACAAATGCACACAAATAAACTGATGAAATGGCATACCAACATAATCACGTACGTGGTGGTCAAGTGTCAAACATAAATGGCCCTTCAGTTTGTTTTGAGTCAGTTATATATGCAAATCTTCCTGTAGCCACATGGCAGATTGTTATGCTTCCTTTCCTAAGGCTGCAGTAAGATCACAGCATCTGATACTTAGATTCGTATGTACTTTCAAGTGCACAGCACAATCTCTTCTTTATCACAAAAAGACAAACAAAACACGGGCACGCAGATAGAGAAATTAGAAGGGTGACCTTTCAGTTTCACTACATTCATTGAGCTGGTAACCAAGTACATCCAAATCACAAAATAAGACAAAAAAGTCTAAGGGTATGTCAAAAATTAGAGATTATCTAATATTGCTATGATTTCCCTGCATGTTTTGTGCTAACTGTGTAGGCTGAAGTTAATATAACCATCATATGTTTGATGCCAAAACAAGCCTATTCACAAAGAATgacttgatgtgagaaataacaTTTTGTGCACATTGTGCATACAATAAGCAAGCGATATTCACGTGGGTGATAATTCGTGGGACAAAGTAAAGAATGCAAGGATGTTCTGTAATCATTGTCATACATTTGACGATTCCACACTTCATTTCCCTTAAGCTTTTGTTCATACCCTTGAAGTTAAAGTCATTTCAATGGATAAGCATCTTCCTCGTCTAAATAGATGTTCTGAGAAAGAAAGCTCTTGACTTTAAATTAGTTGACAAATATACATATGCTTACACATGACATGTAATCACCAAACTACCTACCGACTGGCCTATACAGTTGCCAAGAATTTTTTAATTGATTCTCAAGGTTAAAGATACttttcttccatgcatatcaaCCTACAGAGAAGAGAAGCCACTTGTTATATACAAAGCAATTGCTTAGTAATTTCCTATCATCTGCAAGTCTGATAAAGAATATGATCTTTTTTGCAGAATCTAATAAGAACCACCGCCCAAAATTTTCAACACTTATCACTATATATATAGCCATGGCAGTAGCTTACATTACTCACAGCAAACATCGATCACACCTAACTTTCTACATACAGCCTCTAACAACCTCACTTGCAACGATTTATTCTACTAATTAAATCTAGTGTTGTTTTATAATACTTTTATAAAACATCAGCTGCTAGAATTTCCAGAAATGGCTTTGGTTAGAGCACTGGTGAATGAAAGGCCTGTGGTTATATTCAGCAAAAGCTCCTGCTGCATGTGCTACACCATTAAGACACTGATAAGCAGTTTTGGGGCAAATCCTACAGTTTATGAGGTAGATGAGCATCCACAAGGGAAGCAGATAGAGAAGGAACTGAGAGGATTAGGGTGCAAGCCAAGTGTGCCAGCTGTGTTCATAGGAGAGGAGCTCATTGGTGGTGCCAATGAAATAATGAGCCTTCATCTCAAGGGTCAGCTGGTACCCTTGCTCCTTAATGCTAATGCCATATGGCTTTAGTCAAACATGTTCACAAATATCAAGTTCCTACAATATTGTAAAGGTTGGAGCAGATTGATGCATTATAGTCATTAGAACAGGAACAGAAAGAAATGTTTTTAGCCTTCTTTTTGCTCTTCTGAGGCCAATCATAACTAATGTGCTAACTTCCATATGTAATTTCACTACCTTTTGAGAAACAATAATAAGAGATAAGATATTTTTCAGGAGCTACAACTCAACGCTAATGCTATATGGCTTTAGTCAATTACCATATTAAAGAATATCAAGTTCCAACAATATTGTATGTAATTTCAATACTTACTGAGAAGCAGATTGATGCATTA includes these proteins:
- the LOC111892587 gene encoding glutaredoxin-C13; the encoded protein is MEKIKSLVSKNGVVIFTKSTCCLCYAVTILFHELRVNPVVYEIDKDPQGREMEKAFLKQGCSSSPVPAVYIGGMLVGSTNEVMSLHLSGSLIPLLKPYQSLS
- the LOC111892595 gene encoding monothiol glutaredoxin-S2; translated protein: MALVRALVNERPVVIFSKSSCCMCYTIKTLISSFGANPTVYEVDEHPQGKQIEKELRGLGCKPSVPAVFIGEELIGGANEIMSLHLKGQLVPLLLNANAIWL